A DNA window from Arachis hypogaea cultivar Tifrunner chromosome 18, arahy.Tifrunner.gnm2.J5K5, whole genome shotgun sequence contains the following coding sequences:
- the LOC112771177 gene encoding uncharacterized protein: MASFGSLKSTIFEREERKQQYQAHIRGLNAYDRHKKFIKDYVSFYRQDKPSNIKLPIKTDQDTLREGYRFIRSEEDDMDSSWEQRLVKRYYDKLFKEYCLADMSQYKSGKIGLRWRTEKEVMSGKGQFICGNKHCDERNGLASYEVNFCYFEAGENKQALVKLVACERCAEKLNYKRQKEKEQLQKRVQEEDRRKRNRSKSADDLDEFQESKDRRRKGKKAAIDDEDNFDEFLEEMFP; this comes from the exons ATGGCCTCGTTTGGTTCTCTAAAATCCACGATATtcgaaagagaagagagaaaaca GCAGTATCAGGCGCATATTCGAGGCCTCAATGCATACGATCGCcacaaaaaattcataaaagaTTATG TTAGTTTCTACAGGCAAGATAAACCTTCAAATATAAAGTTGCCTATCAAAACAGATCAAGACACACTAAGAGAAGGATACAG ATTCATACGCTCCGAGGAAGATGATATGGATTCATCATGGGAACAAAGGCTGGTGAAGCGTTATTATGATAAGCTTTTTAAAGA ATACTGCCTTGCTGACATGTCGCAGTACAAGAGTGGTAAG ATTGGTCTCAGGTGGAGGACAGAGAAGGAAGTCATGTCAGGCAAAG GGCAGTTCATATGCGGTAACAAGCATTGTGATGAGAGAAATGGATTAGCCAGCTATGAA gTTAACTTTTGTTACTTCGAAGCTGGAGAAAACAAACAAGCATTGGTTAAATTGGTAGCATGTGAGAG atgtGCAGAGAAACTTAACTACAAAAGGCAAAAAGAGAAGGAACAATTACAGAAAAGAGTACAAGAAGAGGATAGAAGAAAGAG GAACCGGTCAAAGAGTGCTGATGATCTAGATGAGTTCCAAGAAAGCAAAGATAGAAGACGGAAAG GTAAAAAGGCTGCCATTGATGATGAAGATAACTTCGACGAGTTTCTCGAGGAGATGTTCCCCTGA